In the genome of Nitrospira japonica, one region contains:
- a CDS encoding penicillin-binding protein activator, which translates to MTLRLLHTWLRSRVETFVASEDGVRRLFCCTAALASLLLVSTSALPAPAGKAPAGKTDAAKTEAGKNAPANHPTLNQAKRLIDQGQAEEAVTLLRRFLATTPKPDLLDDTYLLLAAALYGSQQYPESLRYLQQLQTEFPNSEVSDRGKLLLARTHAAMGNPDLAFPILTGVRTLTQDETAKREAVHISGELYLQKKEYSRAIQAWLEQIALSTNDQADEIRGQIRTVINESFDKKALERIREAYPRSFPGDLASIRLIELYLSRGEEHQAARQIQQFLANFPVHPYAAKATDLLASLQTKLKSNQFLIATVLPLSGKLAPFSNDVLSGIELAMASYGGHAGGPSVGLLVKDPEAEHGSFIDDLGAMLANDRPIAVIGPLLSKNLPVMAELAERAHIPLLTPTATLPNVRRLGGYTFSTALTYQLQAKRIAAYAVGEQGFRRFCILHPDTAYGRELARWFAQEIHSHDGEIIAIESYKEGESDLSPQLKRMKAEDLKKYGLSVPVDQTKLGGKSTKMDKKVLYTPGFDAIYIPGRAADVGLIAAQLNFHDMKVPFLGSNGWNVPDFARTADQSIDGSVFVDGFFVDSPNPNVQEFVEQYKKRFQTVPTLFAMQGYDAARFVLEAVRKGAASGEAVKDFLVSQPDLPALGGPAAFLADGSLNRPLFLIQVKRGRFVQVD; encoded by the coding sequence GTGACTCTCCGACTTCTTCACACGTGGCTCCGCTCCCGCGTCGAAACGTTCGTCGCATCCGAGGACGGAGTGCGCCGGCTGTTCTGCTGCACCGCGGCACTGGCGAGCCTGCTGCTCGTGTCCACGTCGGCGCTTCCGGCGCCGGCCGGGAAAGCGCCTGCCGGGAAGACGGACGCGGCGAAGACCGAGGCCGGCAAGAACGCACCGGCCAATCATCCCACGCTGAACCAGGCCAAGCGACTGATCGATCAAGGACAAGCCGAAGAAGCCGTCACGCTGCTCCGTCGATTCCTTGCCACCACGCCCAAGCCCGACCTTCTCGACGACACGTATCTCTTGCTTGCCGCCGCATTGTACGGCTCACAGCAATACCCCGAGAGTCTCAGGTACCTGCAGCAATTGCAGACGGAATTTCCCAATTCCGAAGTGAGCGACCGGGGGAAGTTGCTGCTGGCCCGAACTCACGCGGCCATGGGAAATCCCGACCTGGCGTTTCCCATCCTGACGGGAGTCCGCACCCTCACGCAGGACGAAACCGCGAAACGCGAGGCGGTCCATATCAGCGGAGAGCTGTATCTCCAGAAGAAGGAGTATTCCCGCGCCATCCAGGCCTGGCTGGAGCAGATCGCGCTGAGCACGAACGACCAGGCGGACGAAATCCGCGGCCAGATCCGTACCGTGATCAACGAGTCGTTCGATAAGAAGGCGCTGGAACGAATCCGGGAGGCGTACCCCAGGAGTTTTCCTGGCGACCTGGCATCGATCCGGCTGATCGAATTGTATCTCAGCCGCGGGGAAGAGCATCAGGCCGCCAGGCAGATACAGCAGTTCCTCGCGAATTTTCCCGTCCATCCCTACGCGGCCAAGGCCACCGACCTGCTCGCGTCGCTGCAGACCAAACTGAAATCGAATCAGTTCTTGATCGCCACGGTGCTTCCGCTTTCCGGCAAACTGGCCCCGTTCTCGAACGACGTCCTGAGCGGGATCGAACTCGCGATGGCGTCGTACGGCGGGCACGCCGGGGGGCCGTCGGTGGGGTTGCTGGTCAAGGATCCCGAGGCGGAGCACGGCTCGTTCATCGACGACCTCGGCGCGATGCTGGCGAACGATCGGCCCATCGCGGTCATCGGTCCCCTCTTGTCGAAAAACCTTCCCGTCATGGCGGAATTGGCGGAACGCGCGCACATTCCGCTGCTGACTCCGACGGCCACGCTTCCGAACGTCCGTCGTCTCGGCGGCTATACCTTCAGCACGGCGCTGACCTATCAACTGCAGGCCAAGCGCATCGCGGCCTATGCGGTGGGCGAGCAGGGATTCCGCCGCTTCTGCATCCTGCATCCCGACACGGCCTACGGGCGTGAACTGGCCCGCTGGTTCGCCCAGGAGATTCACTCGCACGACGGCGAGATCATCGCCATCGAATCATACAAGGAAGGCGAGAGCGACCTCAGCCCTCAACTCAAACGGATGAAGGCCGAAGACCTCAAAAAATACGGCCTCTCGGTCCCCGTGGATCAGACAAAGCTCGGCGGGAAGTCCACGAAGATGGACAAGAAAGTCCTCTATACCCCGGGGTTCGACGCGATCTATATTCCAGGGCGGGCGGCGGACGTGGGCCTGATCGCCGCGCAATTGAATTTTCACGACATGAAGGTTCCGTTTCTCGGCAGCAACGGATGGAACGTGCCGGATTTCGCCCGGACCGCCGATCAATCGATCGACGGGTCCGTGTTCGTGGACGGCTTTTTCGTCGACAGTCCCAATCCGAACGTTCAGGAGTTCGTCGAGCAATACAAGAAAAGGTTTCAAACCGTCCCCACCCTCTTCGCCATGCAGGGATACGACGCCGCTCGGTTCGTACTCGAAGCCGTCAGAAAGGGCGCCGCCTCCGGCGAGGCGGTGAAGGATTTCCTGGTGTCGCAGCCGGATCTCCCCGCACTGGGCGGACCGGCCGCCTTTTTGGCCGACGGTTCGCTCAATCGACCGCTCTTTCTCATTCAAGTCAAGCGCGGTCGTTTCGTCCAGGTAGATTAG